A genomic region of Oncorhynchus mykiss isolate Arlee chromosome 16, USDA_OmykA_1.1, whole genome shotgun sequence contains the following coding sequences:
- the LOC110492529 gene encoding nuclear receptor coactivator 6: protein MAHQHLPLELPQWTAVPDRDTESDSDRDSGVGEDAGSHRGNDISHRQDGVGERGGEGDFTIFVAFRGNMDDEDLQEKLDNILNGMPSMLELDSDRLQPQHVEPWNSVRVTFNIPREAAERLRLLAQNNQQQLRDLGILSVQIEGEGAINVAMGQNRGQEVRVNGPIGAPGQLRMDVGFPGQPGPGGMRMSNPSMVPPGPGMSGQAMVPSSSGQMHPRPPSQTDAMDPMMSLQQQQQLQHPQAGPHSQGPMPPQAGPHSQGPMPPQAAHHIQVMQAGRQLNPAALQQLQQAQQQAQLGGPRPPFNPSGQMPVPSGWNQLPSGVLQPPPAQGGPMGPAAWRKAPPQVQMGQRPPSLATVQTPSHPPPPYPFGSQQAGQVFNAMGQLQQQQQSGAGQFAAPQPKGPQGVLGGVAGLPRPHLPPSAGPQGNLTAKSPGSSSSPFQQGSPGTPPMMGQAQLGPRSMTPQGFPQGVGSPGRVVMGQQGNMQQGFIGMPQHGQPGPQVHQGGMGGMPKRLPMGFPSVSGNQNFAQGQVTSAPGTPGGGANPQPQSSQTMAHTGAQSSASTPNTMQGPSHSQPNVMGLHSGMAGQPQGTNSGPSMSQPQPGLQSQMMDLQGQPVSSSPSQMVQGGGQGQTVLSRPLNPGQRGGMTPPKQLMPQQGQGQMIGGPGHQAMLLQQQQQNSMMEQMQQMQGNKQAFGLKGQAGVMPGQMMRGPSPNVPGNMAQFQQPQVGQQQQQMTPQQQHQQQQQMAQLQQLQQLQLQQLQQQQQQQMTQQPQQVPIGGNPNQAMGMQGQQMRLPSGHPLVQQQLQQQQQLQQKQAMLQQQQQHPHALGDPSGATGDMGGVQQMLPDMQVQQQGMMGIGVPQHMQVGNGHFPGHGMNFNPQFGGQMPMGGPCAQAGGFPVNKDVTLTSPLLVNLLQSDISASQFGPGGKQAAGGPGQAKPKKKKPPRKKKPKVGEGQQPVEGLGGLDVGAGLEDPELPGLSGEQGVGMDPSGPKLSDFTNRPAGFPGQPGDQRVLQQVPMQFMQQQQQQQQQQQQQQQQQQQQQQQQQQQQQQQQQQQQQQQQQQQQQQQQQQQQHQMQHMQQQQMQQLQQQQMQQLQQMQGLQVPPGQQQGVAGAQGPTQVQPQMHPHQLQQQQQQQQQMLMIMKMQQEQAKSRMPLPPGGQHPPRGMLNPGEAQRTPGSQQGNMPVMINLQGHGGVPPSPDKPRGMPLMVNPQMAGAARRMSHPEAGQGTGAEEAPGAANSLQDRPGGQEMGMPPGNGAQQMVVNQGPNAHMMKQGPGPSSQHPGASPQQQMPPQPQQGGPMPGLHFPNVPTTSQSSRPKTPNRASPRPYHHPLTPTNRPPSTEPSEINLSPERLNASIAGLFPPKINIPLPPRQPNLSRGFDQQGGLNPTTLKAIGQAPPSLTLPSNNGSGVGNSNNGQQSFPTGSGAANSGQGKPDKQPGGGQAKRANPSNGRRSSPASSRKVTNPSSGRQKWTKITLASPSHQQQMVNPQTGHTMMLSPTPVPPSPVTLPPAAGVGLEPQQIQTPFQVMQGNPAEMPREGQGMAGVEHRQMPQPLRELSAPRMASPRVATPQDAKAGLEQTVVIVERQPVQSTPQQVSGSEASPSLRDAPSSLNQLLDNAATPSVPPRPTLSAPDGDAACKESSKASIVSENPSSVFQSSNMGATTVATTAAVNEPEAKPKPSSTPSPKLPNPVGSPNLQRNANTNLNANPGPSPNLNPTDSPNLNSNSSPSVKPSTPSPNLNPTITHGPTLNPTPSLSVSVGASVSHSSPIPSITSSPKPNPNPAVGPKPNPAISPKPNPNPAVGPKPTPSPKPSTNVPTVLQIPASSATISPNQISYTPAPTPQAPPAIISAMVAMPKKNIRPQQSSQQTRGPHPQFITTPVFNTGTPIFQVPTVSVAPNATVVSQPVTMVKPIQVSTTNIQLTAAPTQAQAPASTQAAVVSVASYQPARTLVGQVQMATRRASPVPVSTLPRPPQQSPGTPKSETPGEAPPGQKLSPPVGQPSPHPSLSPTALAFASSSVQQPLASPPPCSSPGAPASTRKSPMSTPLPAQGKPAQAPGSAPPVGNRPDYQQVAEARAAQPLEGTSQPQRGPNWAVPPHAFPPPPASVIQTRTTVSGAQTRTTVSGAQTRTTVSGAQTRTTVSGAQTRTTAAAVPLKVTTPPPVSAPTPVLAQPTAPAQSCLPASTTTTPPPVSVPVPTRTPTTAPVPTPAPSSASVPRPSPSTSPVAGVPGPSNPPGDSPAISSLVAPTPTGAQPAPTAMEPPSQPAPLEPPAPAGNTPVSVQHEPLQQEEPAATEKTAEVATVTEQGWAKKRKTPVNLVPRAAVEKPKGPSRRSSRAEKEVEEETVADSAQRKRPARPGASTVVAAKETGASPTQAKRRKSK from the exons ATGGCACATCAACATCTCCCATTGGAGCTTCCCCAGTGGACAGCAGTCCCAGATAGGGACACTGAATCAGATTCTGACCGGGACTCAGGAGTCGGAGAAGATGCCGGCAGTCACCGTGGCAATGACATCTCGCACCGGCAGGATGGAGTTGGAGAGCGAGGCGGAGAGGGGGATTTCACAATCTTTGTTGCCTTTCGAGGAAATATGGATGACGAGGACTTACAAGAGAAACTTGACAACATCCTTAACGGGATGCCTAGTATGCTTGAACTAG ATTCCGATAGACTCCAGCCCCAGCATGTGGAGCCATGGAACAGTGTGCGTGTCACCTTTAACATTCCCCGGGAAGCAGCGGAGCGCCTCAGGCTGCTGGCCCAGAACAACCAGCAGCAGCTCCGAGACCTGGGCATCCTCTCTGTACAGATAGAAG GTGAAGGAGCCATCAACGTGGCCATGGGGCAGAACAGAGGTCAGGAGGTCAGGGTGAACGGACCAATCGGCGCACCCGGACAGCTAAGGATGGATGTGGGATTCCCAGGACAACCAGGCCCAG GAGGCATGAGAATGAGCAACCCGTCGATGGTCCCCCCTGGCCCTGGTATGTCTGGCCAGGCCATGGTCCCCAGCAGCAGTGGACAGATGCACCCCAGACCCCCTTCGCAGACTG ATGCAATGGACCCCATGATGTCCttacaacaacagcagcagcttcAGCATCCCCAGGCTGGCCCCCACAGCCAAGGCCCCATGCCCCCCCAGGCTGGCCCCCACAGCCAAGGCCCCATGCCCCCCCAGGCTGCTCACCACATTCAG GTCATGCAGGCAGGGCGGCAGCTGAACCCAGCCGCCCTCCAGCAGCTGCAGCAGGCTCAGCAACAGGCCCAGCTTGGTGGCCCCCGTCCCCCTTTCAATCCCTCCGGCCAGATGCCCGTACCCTCCGGCTGGAACCAGCTCCCCTCGGGGgtcctccagcctcctccagcCCAGGGAGGACCCATGGGCCCAGCAGCCTGGAGGAAGGCCCCTCCCCAAGTCCAGATGGGCCAACGTCCCCCCTCCCTGGCTACGGTGCAGACCCCCAGCCACCCTCCACCTCCGTACCCGTTTGGTAGCCAGCAGGCTGGCCAGGTGTTTAATGCTATGGGGCAGctacagcaacagcagcagtcAGGGGCTGGTCAATTTGCAGCGCCCCAACCTAAAGGTCCCCAAGGTGTGCTTGGAGGGGTGGCAGGACTCCCTAGACCTCATCTGCCTCCATCAGCAGGGCCTCAGGGTAACCTCACAGCCAAGTCCCCTGGGTCTTCGTCTTCCCCCTTCCAGCAGGGTTCTCCAGGGACTCCTCCCATGATGGGTCAGGCCCAGCTAGGCCCACGCTCTATGACCCCACAGGGTTTCCCTCAAGGGGTGGGCTCACCGGGCAGGGTGGTGATGGGACAGCAGGGTAACATGCAGCAAGGGTTCATAGGAATGCCGCAACATGGGCAACCTGGACCTCAGGTTCatcaaggaggaatgggag GCATGCCCAAACGTCTGCCCATGGGGTTCCCTAGCGTCTCAGGGAACCAGAACTTTGCCCAGGGTCAGGTGACTAGTGCCCCAGGAACCCCAGGGGGAGGAGCCAATCCCCAGCCCCAGAGCAGCCAGACTATGGCCCACACAG GAGCCCAGTCGTCAGCCTCCACCCCCAACACCATGCAGGGTCCATCCCACTCCCAGCCCAACGTCATGGGTCTCCACAGTGGCATGGCTGGCCAGCCCCAAGGCACAAACTCTGGGCCCAGTATGAGCCAGCCCCAGCCAGGCCTCCAGTCCCAGATGATGGACCTCCAGGGCCAGCCCGTGTCCTCGTCTCCCAGCCAGATGGTCCAAGGTGGGGGTCAGGGGCAGACAGTTCTCTCTAGACCCCTCAACccagggcagagaggaggcatGACCCCACCCAAACAGCTGATGCCACAGCAGGGCCAGGGCCAGATGATTGGAGGGCCGGGGCACCAGGCGATGCtcctacaacaacaacagcaaaacTCCATGATGGAACAGATGCAACAAATGCAAGGAAACAAGCAGGCGTTTGGGTTGAAAGGTCAAGCCGGGGTCATGCCAGGTCAGATGATGCGGGGTCCATCTCCTAACGTGCCCGGTAACATGGCTCAGTTCCAGCAGCCTCAGGTGGGCCAACAGCAGCAACAAATGACTCCACAGCAGCAGCATCAACAGCAGCAGCAAATGGCTCAGCTCCAACAGTTACAACAACTGCAGCTACAACAGctacaacagcagcagcaacaacagatGACCCAGCAGCCCCAACAg GTCCCCATTGGCGGCAACCCCAACCAGGCCATGGGTATGCAGGGTCAACAGATGAGACTCCCCAGTGGTCATCCTCTGGTCCAACAGCagctacagcagcagcagcagctccaacaaaaacaagccatgctgcaacagcagcagcaacacccACACGCTCTCGGGGACCCCAGCGGTGCGACAGGCGACATGGGCGGTGTCCAACAGATGCTCCCAGACATGCAGGTTCAGCAACAAGGCATGATGGGAATTGGAGTCCCTCAGCACATGCAGGTGGGCAATGGCCACTTCCCTGGTCATGGGATGAACTTCAACCCCCAGTTTGGGGGTCAGATGCCCATGGGAGGGCCGTGTGCTCAGGCAGGGGGGTTTCCAGTGAACAAGGATGTGACGCTAACCAGTCCTCTCCTGGTCAACCTGCTTCAGAGTGACATCTCTGCCAGTCAATTTGGACCTGGGGGGAAGCAGGCGGCTGGAGGACCTGGCCAGGCCAAACCCAAGAAGAAGAAACCACCACGCAAGAAGAAGCCCAAAGTAGGGGAGGGACAGCAGCCGGTCGAGGGGCTAGG GGGTCTGGATGTGGGGGCTGGCCTGGAGGACCCAGAGCTGCCAGGGCTGAGTGGGGAACAAGGAGTGGGCATGGACCCTTCCGGACCCAAACTCTCAGACTTCACCAACAGGCCTGCAG GTTTCCCAGGTCAGCCTGGAGACCAGAGAGTCCTACAGCAGGTGCCCATGCAGTTcatgcagcaacagcagcagcagcagcaacagcagcagcagcagcaacagcagcagcagcagcagcagcagcaacagcagcaacagcaacagcagcagcagcagcagcaa caacagcagcaacagcaacagcaacagcagcagcagcaacaacaacaacagcatcaaATGCAGCATATGCAACAACAGCAAATGCAACAGCTGCAACAACAGCAAATGCAACAACTACAGCAGATGCAGGGACTGCAGGTTCCTCCTGGACAGCAGCAGGGGGTGGCTGGAGCTCAGGGTCCGACTCAAGTCCAGCCACAGATGCACCCTCATCAGctacaacagcagcagcaacaacag CAGCAGATGCTGATGATCATGAAGATGCAGCAGGAGCAGGCTAAGAGCCGGATGCCCCTCCCTCCAGGCGGGCAGCACCCCCCCAGGGGCATGTTGAATCCCGGGGAGGCCCAGAGAACACCCGGTTCCCAACAGGGCAACATGCCTGTCATGATCAACCTCCAGGGGCACGGAGGAGTGCCTCCCTCTCCAGACAAACCCAGAGGGATGCCCCTCATGGTCAATCCACAG ATGGCTGGGGCAGCCAGAAGGATGTCTCACCCCgaggcagggcagggtactggggctGAGGAGGCTCCTGGAGCGGCCAACTCCCTGCAAGACAGACCCGGGGGCCAGGAGATGGGGATGCCGCCTGGTAACGGGGCCCAACAGATGGTGGTGAACCAGGGCCCCAATGCCCACATGATGAAGCAAGGCCCAGGCCCCTCGTCCCAGCACCCTGGAGCCAGCCCCCAGCAGCAGATGCCCCCTCAGCCCCAGCAGGGTGGCCCCATGCCAGGCCTCCACTTTCCTAATGTCCCCACAACTTCCCAGAGCTCCAGGCCCAAAACACCCAACCGAGCCAGTCCCAGGCCCTACCACCATCCTCTCACCCCAACCAATCGTCCTCCCAGCACTGAGCCCTCTGAGATCAACCTCTCCCCTGAGAGGCTGAATGCCTCCATCGCAGGCCTGTTCCCCCCCAAGATCAACATCCCTCTGCCCCCCAGGCAGCCCAACCTTAGCCGGGGCTTTGACCAGCAGGGTGGGCTCAACCCCACCACTCTCAAAGCCATAGGGCAGGCCCCTCCCAGCCTAACTTTGCCCAGCAACAACGGAAGTGGTGTAGGTAACTCTAACAACGGTCAGCAGTCTTTCCCTACAGGCAGTGGAGCTGCCAACTCGGGCCAGGGCAAACCGGACAAGCAGCCTGGTGGAGGTCAGGCTAAAAGGGCCAATCCCAGTAACGGCCGCAGATCCAGCCCGGCCTCCAGCCGCAAAGTCACTAACCCCAGCTCAGGGAGGCAGAAGTGGACCAAAATCACCCTTGCATCCCCTTCTCACCAGCAACAGATGGTCAACCCCCAGACAGGGCATACCATGATGCTGAGCCCCACCCCAGTGCCTCCTAGCCCAGTCACTCTTCCACCAGCGGCGGGGGTGGGCCTAGAGCCCCAGCAGATCCAGACCCCCTTCCAGGTGATGCAGGGTAACCCAGCTGAGATGCCCAGGGAAGGGCAGGGAATGGCAGGTGTAGAGCACCGGCAGATGCCCCAGCCTCTGAGGGAGCTCTCCGCCCCACGGATGGCTAGCCCCCGTGTAGCCACTCCTCAGGATGCTAAAGCTGGGCTGGAGCAGACAGTGGTGATAGTGGAGCGGCAGCCTGTACAGAGCACTCCTCAGCAGGTGTCTGGATCTGaggcctctccttctctcagggATGCGCCTTCCTCCCTCAACCAGCTGCTGGATAACGCAGCCACCCCCAGCGTGCCTCCCAGGCCCACTCTGAGTGCTCCAGATGGGGATGCTGCCTGCAAGGAGAGCTCTAAAGCCTCCATAGTTTCAGAGAACCCATCCAGTGTTTTTCAGAGCTCGAATATGGGGGCTACCACtgttgctactactgctgctgtgaACGAGCCAGAAGCGAAACCCAAGCCTAGCTCAACCCCCAGCCCAAAACTCCCAAATCCAGTCGGTAGTCCTAACCTGCAGCGCAATGCAAATACCAATCTGAATGCTAATCCCGGCCCTAGCCCCAATCTTAACCCAACTGACAGCCCCAACCTAAACTCTAACTCTAGCCCCAGCGTCAAGCCTAGCACCCCTAGCCCTAACTTAAACCCTACCATTACCCACGGCCCTACTCTAAACCCTACTCCTAGTCTTAGCGTCAGTGTGGGCGCCAGCGTCAGTCACAGTAGCCCCATCCCCAGCATTACCTCCAGCCCcaaacctaacccaaaccctgCCGTTGGCCCCAAACCTAACCCTGCCATTAGCCCcaaacctaacccaaaccctgCCGTTGGCCCCAAACCAACCCCCAGCCCTAAACCCTCGACCAATGTCCCCACTGTCCTGCAGATCCCTGCATCATCCGCCACCATCTCCCCCAACCAGATCAGTTACACCCCTGCACCCACCCCCCAGGCCCCCCCAGCCATCATCTCAGCTATGGTGGCAATGCCCAAAAAGAACATCAGACCCCAGCAGTCCAGCCAGCAGACCCGTGGTCCCCACCCCCAGTTTATCACCACTCCTGTGTTTAACACCGGTACCCCCATCTTCCAGGTCCCTACAGTGTCTGTGGCCCCCAATGCCACGGTAGTGTCCCAGCCAGTCACCATGGTAAAGCCCATACAGGTGTCCACCACTAACATCCAGCTCACTGCTGCTCCAACCCAGGCCCAAGCCCCGGCCTCGActcaggctgctgtggtcagtgtGGCTAGCTACCAGCCTGCCCGAACGCTAGTTGGGCAGGTCCAGATGGCCACTAGACGTGCTTCCCCTGTCCCTGTTAGTACTCTGCCTCGTCCTCCGCAGCAAAGCCCTGGCACTCCCAAGTCGGAAACTCCAGGTGAGGCGCCCCCTGGCCAGAAATTGAGCCCACCTGTTGGGCAGCCATCCCCCCATCCCAGCCTCTCTCCCACAGCCTTGGCGTTTGCCTCGTCTTCCGTCCAACAGCCCCTTGCGTCCCCTCCTCCATGCTCCAGTCCTGGTGCCCCAGCCAGCACCCGGAAGAGCCCTATGTCCACCCCCTTGCCTGCCCAGGGAAAGCCTGCCCAGGCTCCTGGCTCTGCACCACCAGTGGGTAATCGACCAGATTACCAGCAGGTTGCTGAAGCACGGGCTGCCCAACCTTTAGAGGGGACTTCCCAGCCCCAGAGGGGGCCGAACTGGGCTGTGCCCCCTCACGCCTTCCCTCCACCCCCTGCATCTGTCATCCAGACTCGGACCACAGTGTCTGGAGCACAGACTCGGACCACAGTGTCTGGAGCACAGACTCGCACCACAGTGTCTGGAGCACAGACTCGGACCACAGTGTCTGGAGCACAGACTCGGACCACAGCTGCTGCTGTTCCTCTGAAAGTCACCACTCCTCCTCCAGTATCAGCGCCAACTCCTGTCCTTGCGCAACCTACTGCACCAGCCCAGTCCTGTCTTCCTGCCTCTActactaccacccctcccccagtgTCAGTCCCTGTCCCCACCCGAACCCCTACTACTGCCCCTGTTCCTACCCCTGCTCCTTCTTCAGCCTCAGTCCCAAGACCATCCCCATCCACCTCTCCTGTTGCTGGTGTCCCTGGACCCTCCAACCCCCCCGGTGACTCCCCAGCCATATCCTCCCTAGTGGCCCCTACCCCTACTGGGGCTCAGCCTGCCCCCACAGCCATGGAGcctcccagccagccagccccacTAGAGCCCCCAGCACCTGCAGGCAACACCCCAG TGTCAGTCCAACATGAACCTCTACAGCAAGAGGAGCCTGCTGCTACGGAGAAGACGG